DNA sequence from the Halobacterium sp. DL1 genome:
GCGTCGCCTGACGGATGCGACGACACCTTGTTACTAGCACACTCGCCTACTCGTTCACTCTCATGTCGGACAGTTCAGAACCAGAGTCGCTGTCCTTCTCACTGGTCTTTTTATGTCGAGTTATAGAACAGTCTACGCTATGCCGCATCATACATCAAACACCTCGCCAAGGAAAGCATCAACATCTGTTTCGTCCCGTTCAGGGAGTTCAACGAAATGATCCCGCAGTTCACTTACATCGTAGTTGTCAGCAGAGAACTCTAATGCAGCCTCAGTTTTATTGCTGACTTCAACATCAGGGTAATAGTCTTCGATTTCACCATTCAGGAGTAAGATGTTTTCTTCAAGTAGTCGTGCTCTCAGTTCTAAGCGGTCAGAATTAATCCTTTCATGATTGCTTGTTATCGCTTTACGCCACGCGTCATCGGATTTTTTATTGATTAATTTCTTGATGCTATCAATGTGCTCTTGATCGGGTTCTTCCCCGTCTTCCAGTCGCTCTTTTAGTTCTCTGTATCTTTCAAAAGTTCTTTCCCAAGTAGCATTGAGGATTTTACTATCGATATCGCTGCTATTCCAAGTATGATCTACTTTCCCATCATCTACGAGCGATTCAGAGGTATCTTTCAGTTCCTCAATTTCCTCTTCAATAGATTCCTCTTTGACCATCGCGGAGACAGACCACCGAAGAGCACCAATATCTGCGATTACAAACACGTCGATTCCCAGCTGTTCCAGAAAGTCTTTGAATAATGGCAGGTTCGTTTTACCCCCCACCTGAAGAACTGGGATACCTAAGCTATCGAAATTCCAATTAGGATTAAGAGATGAAGAAACTTCTCTAAGGACAATCGCATCGGATCGGCCCTCTACTAGTACCACTCTTTCCGAGAAAATGTAGGAGGATACCTTTTGAAGGTCCATTAGACGGGACTGTTCCCGCGGTTCCTTTTGATTCAAAACTGTATGGAATTGTGTAACCTCTGTTCCGTTCTTATCTCGGACAATGTTGATCGTGTCTAGTATTTTATTCTGAATCAGAAGGGGGGAGTGCGTATTGAATATAATTTGCGCATCACCATTACAAAGACTTCTGAAGACTCGAAGTAAGTTCTTCTGCAGATTCGGATGCAGAAACAGTTCCGCCTCCTCATAGAGGATCAAGAGGGGTTGCCTCTGTTCATTTTCTTCACTATCTTCATTAGCTATAGAGAGCGAACCATCTCGAAGATCAGCAATAGTGCGAAGCATACTGAAAACCAGTACCCGCCTCACACCTTCACCAACATTCTCGTGTGACAAGGTGTCTTCAAGTTGATCATCTTCAATCCGAATATCCACGCCTCGGAATAATCTCCTACTCTCCACTCGTGGGAAATCCAACTCCACAGAATAATCTCTGAAGGCTTGCTTGAGATAATCACTTATTTGGGTCTCAAAGGCTTCTGAACTGGTGTCTAGTCGATCATATACACTGCCTAAATTTTCATCAAGTTGTTTGTTGATATCTTCCTCTAATTCACTATATAGGGCATCGGTCATTTCGCCTAGTTCGCCCGAAGTCTGGGCCGCATCTTCAACTTCTTTGATAGCAGGTATCTTGACCACGTCAGGAAGCACTACCTCTCTAATCAACTGTTTCGTACCCGAAGGAAAACTCGTAGGCTTCGGTTCAAATTCAAGACCCTCCGGCCGAGAGGCTATGTAACTCTCATACCCATCCTTCCATGCACCCTTCTGCTTCAGACTGTCTTCGTCGACATGTCCCGCGACTTCTGGATATTTTTCCCGCATCGCGTCCCGATAATCAGTGTTGGTGAACCCCTCTTTATCATCGATATTTCCCCACTGATCATCGCGGAAGTCCAGAAAAGTATCTTCACTCAGTTCCTCATCAATAGGCCTGAGTTGGATTACTTGGAATGATGTATTTCCCCCTTTCTCTTCCGATTCGGTAATACGACAGATTCCAAGATGATTGTCGAAGTCTTCCCAGTTTAGAAGGAGTTCTCGTACCTGCTCCCGCTTCCTCTCATCCTGTATCCGGTGTAGGTCTTTTTCTAATACATTAAAATACCCTCTGACCTCTACTGTTCGAGAAGTCTCCTTGTTCCAGTAGAGTTCCTCATCTTTCGTCTTATCCTCTTGCTCAAGCAGGTATTTGATAGATGAAACAATATTGGTTTTTCCAACGTTGTTTTTTCCTACGAGACAGTCAAGTCCTTCAAATGTTATTGCGTCATCTCCCCATTGTTCCTTTATCGAACGGTGATTTTTGACTTCTATCCTATCAAGATTCATTTTAATACCACCATTGAGCTATCGAACTTGTTCGTACTGGTACACATTTTTAATGTTGCTGTGGAAGCACTTCCCATGTGAAGACGCGTTCATCAAGTCTGTGTGAATATTTGCGGGAACACTGAAATAACGGTAGACTCCCCCACTGTTGAATTCGATCTCTAAGATTTGGTCGTCTTGATTATAGCCGACACTTCTTAGGTTGCTAGAAGATACGGAAGTCCTGTCCATAGGCCTGAATGTGAAAGGAAGTCATATAGTTCTACCTTTGTTCACAAGTTCATAGATCTGCAGACATTTATCCATCCACTAGCATGCATATCCTTTTCACTCATCGGTGGGTGTCAGTGATGTAGGACATGATTGAGTTGCTAGAAAAGGCAGCCTCTTTTCCAACAAGGAAAAATCTTAACAACCGTTTCGGTTGCGAGGATCCCCATTCGTGCCATGACTGAACGTCAAAGAGCCCTCGGTGATTTCGGTGGTGAAGGTAGAAACAGGAGCAAATCTAGCAGCGACCCCCCGGAGTACAATTACTCGATTGAGGGGCACATCGGCTATTTCTCGTGGTACCGCGGAACCCCATCGCTCTCTTTTATAGATTCTGATGCTACACTAAATTGCGACAGCTTAGTCGGTGAGTCACTCCGCGTCACCCTCCATGAGGAACGCGTCTGTGGTAACTGCGGCGAGAAGCTCTCGAAGCCGAAATACTCGGTATGTTACGACTGTAAACAACGGCCGCCATTTACGCAGTGCATCAAGACGCCGGGTACTGACTGTAAGAACGCCGACTGTCCATTCCCCGACTACAAGCGCGATGCGTGCGCCCACACTTACGTCGTTTACCTCGTCACGAAGGCTGATGTGAAGGTTGGCATCAGCCGGAGCGACCGTCGTCTCCAGCGGTGGGCCGAGCAGGGCGCGAGTCACGCTATCGTCGTTGCCGAAACGCCGAATCGAAAGTCGGCGGGGCTCATCGAGGAGGCGTTCAGTGATCGCTTTGAAACCCAGTCGAGTAGTTCATGGTACGAACCGCGGACGTCTCCTGTTGAGGATCTTGTTGAGGCCACCCGAACGGTGCCAGAGTACATTCCAGATGACTCACGGTTACACGCGTGTCTCACCCTCAACGATCTTGATGAGGATGTTGTCGCTGACCGAGTCGTATCAATACCTCACCGTGCGACCGGCATCGACCACGCGCGTGGTGTAAATCGACCCGAACTGGAGGTCGGCGATAACGGCGAGGGGACGATTTTAGGCGTTCGGGGGAGTGTCATCCTCACGGACTCCTTTGCACTTAATCTCAAGAAACGCCAAGGTTATCGAACGACCATCGAAACAACGGCCGAGCTTGCCGTCGAAGTGGAGGATAAACTCTGTTGTCTGCTACGATTCGTAGGCGGATTGTGGGACGGCGTGGCGCAGAAACTGCAGTCAGAACGACAACTGAAAGATAGCAATGACGGCACACATTACTCTGGAGGAGATGGACGTAGCGAACGATCTGGATGAGGGTGCAAAGTACACGACGACCTTCGAGGTCGTTGACGCTCAACACCACCCTAACCGTGGGCCCGGAAACCGCGTTCTCAAGTACGTAGACGAGACGGGTAGACGGCCAGGCATCACCCTTTGGGTAAACTCAACGCCTGACGAGGTGTACGAGACGGATTTCGAAGCCGGCGAGACATACACGCTGACAGACCTTCGCTACTCTATCAACGAGTCCAGTGGTCGAACCTTCTACAATCTTACTGCGACGGCCGATACTAAAGTGACTCAGTCGACGAGAGACGCGGACATAGGTGAGACCACCAGTTCTGCTGATGTAGAATCGTCATCCGGAGACGATGAGACATCGTCGGTTGACGTGAGGGCGAAGCAGGGGGGGACAGTAGCGAAGCAGAACGGAATAACACCGACTCGACAGGCGAGGAAAAGGAGCCCCGAGCCGTGTCCGCGTCGGTTGATGAAGAAATGCAGGCAGAAATCGATGATGCGTTCGCCGACGTACCTGAGTCAGCGACCGAGCAGACGGGACACGCGCTGACGACCTTCCGAAGTGAGAAATCACTCTCTGAATTTGCGGTTCACGAGTACACGCTGAAAGCCAAGGACGGGTACCGTCCCGATGATCATCAAGCCGCCCTGCGCGACACGTACAAGGCGAGACGAGACATCTTGGGAGAGTTTGAGAGCTCGTCTCCCCCGGTTATCGCCGTTCGAGATGCCCTCGCGCTCGCTACTCCGTCCCCACTCCCTGTTGAAGATTTAGAGCTGAAGAATTTCGAGATGGTCAACGACGGGCCACACACACTGGACTACACCGATTATAGTGACAAGGCTGTCACAAAGGGGCTCATCGACGCCTCACTCCGTCGCATTCTGGATGGTGACTATGAGGTTCGAGGCATCGACACGGTCCTCTCAAAGCGCCCTGTTATCCAGAAACAAGACTTCCGCCTGCACGAACGATGGAATCTCTCGCTATCGGTAACGAATGCTGGCGTCGTCTATCTCTCGGTTGACTTCCGGCACAAGACCATCTCTGAGTACACCCTCGACAAATTCGATCTCGATAAGCTCTATCGTGGCCTCCGCGTCAACGTAACGTACAAGCAGAGCGGGAAAGGGGCGTTCGTTGACGAGCTAATGGATAAGACGGTCAACGAGAGTATCGATGATATGGGTAATCAAAGCGTCGTTGAGTACCACGAGGGAGCAGAACGGATCCCCGACCGCGTTCTGAAAGAAATCGCTCGTGCTGACCGGCGGGTAGTGAAAGTCACCAAGCAGGGTTCGCACAACACCGAGTATTACCCCCAGCGACTCCTCGCCCTACAGGGTCACCCGCAGAACGTGAAGGCGTTTGCCCCGAGATTTAATGAGGCGACTCGCGGGAAGACGCGGCTATCTGCCCAACGGTGTCTCAATCGGGCGACAACTTTCGTCGAAAATCTTCCGCCGGTCATTCCGCTAGGAGGGGCGACTCTCTCGTTTGACGCAACACCGGTCAATGGCGATGACACTTGGGAGATGTCGCGGTTGTTTGAGACCGACGCCCACATCCTCCAGTTCGCCGAGGAGCAAACTGGTGACCATCCGCGACGGGTGAAGCACAATGAAGTGTACGAAGCCCCCGAGGAGTTCTCGGTGTGTCTCGTCCATCCGAGCGCGGGCCCACACGCTGAGCGGTGGGAAAACCTCGATCAGCAACTCAAGGACATCGGAGCGGGTCCTGAAGCGGTTAATCGGGTGCAGTACGACCCGTTCAAAACTGCTGATGAGATCTATACCGACCTGCTGGTTGACGTACCCGATGACCACGAGTACTCTGCCGCGTGTGTCATCCTGCCGAAGGCGGATTTCAGCATGGGTGAGAGTAGCGCGAGCGACATTTATCACGAGATGAAGAAAGCGCTCCGCCAGAGGCGTGTTGATAGCCAGATGGCCCATATCGACACGCTCGCCACCAGCTACGCGCTTCCGAACGTCGCGCTGGGATTGGTCGCTGCCGCGGGCGGCATTCCATTTACAACCGAGGATGCAATGCCAGGCGAGACGGATCTGTTCATCGGAATTGACGTATCCCATCGCTACCCGCGAGATACCGACGAACGTGTCCATATCGCCGCCTCAACGACGAGTATCTACGGCGACGGTACTATCCTCGGGTATACCTCTGCGAAACCCCAGACGGGTGAAAAGGTGCCGCCGAAAGAGCTGAAGAATCTCACGCGCCAATCGATCGCGGGGTACAAGCAGGAACACGGCGAATATCCAGACCGCATCGTCATCCACCGGGACGGATTCATGCGCGAGGATCTCGATCAGGTAGAGGAGATGTTAGAATCGATGGACATCAACTACGATGTTGTCGAGATTCGCAAGCAATCGCCAGCGCGCGTTCTCAACCTCGCAGACGGCGTCGCCAAGATACCCGACAAGGGCATTGCCGCACTCAACCGCGAGGAAAATAGAGCTATCCTCGCTACATTCGGTGACCCCGAGTCGCAAGCGACGAGCTCAAACACGGGACTTCCTCAGCCTATCCAAGTCGAGCGCAAGGCTGGCGACACTGACATCAAAACGTTGACTGCGCAAGTCTACCTACTGAGCCAGTCCCACGTCGGTGCGATGAACTCAACTGCTCGTCTACCCATTACTACCTACTATGCTGACCGTGCGAGCGAGGCCGCAGCCGAGGGGTACCTTCCGGAAACTTCGAAACTCCGCCAGAACATCGGCTTCATCTGACGAAGCACGGAGTTCTTTCCCAGAGATGGATAATCGATGTTCTGTTGTTATGATGATTTGAGACTCAGTTGCTGTGATGAGTGAGACAGGCGGGAAGGCCCTTGATTTCGACTGCCCGTACGTCGGGCTGTTTGACAACCATCTGGCCCTTGTTGAATTGAGTGACGGCCTCTTTGAACTCCTTCGGGACGAACACGTCATGGCTTTCGACCACGTCGCGTTCGAGACCGAGGTAGATGCGGGTATTCATTTGCTTTCGAACGTCCTCATCAATGTCTTGGGGCGTCTGGGTGATGATGTAGAGCCCGAACTTGTCCTTTCGCCCTCGTTTCGCGGCTTGTCTGAACTTCCGGACGAGGTAGCCAGAGCGTGATCCGAGGTCGGATGGTGTGGTGAGGTACTCGTGTGCTTCGTCCAGCGAGAGGAGCATCGGCGTTCCTTTGATATGTGGGAACTCCACATCGCTGCCGATTTTATTCGTGACGACATGGGCAAGCAAACAAGATACCACTAAGCGGTCGGTCGATCCACGGAGATGATCAGTCGGTATGATGGTGACCTTCCCCGGAGAAAACATCTCGCTGGTGAGGTCGAACAACGACTGGTCGCCGTTGTCGAAAACTCGGTTAAACTCGTACTGCCCCACGAGGCGTTCGCGGGCGGCTGTCTTGACGCTCCCGTTCTCAGTGATGCGGTCCTCGTCCTCGTCCAGCATGTTATCTGCGAAGTTCGAGAACTCCCCGTAGGTATAGGGCGCGTTGTGGTTGTGGAAGTACTCCGTAATGAGATCGTTGATGGCATCTTTCGTGCGGTCTGGGGGCGAGGATTTGTAGAGGAGTTGGCGATTCCTTCGGACGAGTTCGAACGGGATACTGAACTCCGTACAGTTCGGGTGAGAGGGGTGGGTGTCGTTGATGTTCGGGACGTACACACCGAAGTCGACGTTGCTGTCGGGGCTGTCAAGTCCCCCGTGAAGGATATTCTGTTCCTCCAGCATCTCTTGGAACTCGTCCTCATAGTAGTCTGCTTGAGTCTCGGGGTCTGGGTCATCCCCCATTTCGACGTACTCGCCCTCGGGGTCGATTACTGTGACGTTCAGAGCCCGTTGTCGATCCTCAACCACATCGACATTTTCCCCATCCTGCTCCTCTGGCGGCACTTCGATTGAATACTCTTTGCCTGTCGAGAGGTTGCGGAGGATGTTTTTCGACCCGTGGGTCTTCCCCTGCCCAGTAGACCCCGCGACCTGTGTGTGTCGGAAGATGGCGGGCTCGCCCTCGTCCTCGTTCCCGTCAGTGGCATTCGGGTTGAACATATAATACGGAAGCGGTTCCTCCTCGGTGGGGATCCGGTCCCCGCTTACTGCCATATGTCCAAGGAAAACACCGCGGTCAGGGAGGCGGAGAGCTGACCGGAGGAAGGCCCGGTCCTCGACCAGACACGTGTTCGCCCCCGGCTTTGGTGGTTTGTCGACCGTCGCCTGTGTGAACTGATTCTCCGTGTCCGTCTCATCGAACTCAACGATGCTGATAGGTTCGATTTGGGCAACGTAGGAGAAGGAATGTTCACCCGGCGGGTTTGCGTAGCCGCCGTCCTGCTTATCATTGATGTCGGCAATGGTGGCATATTCGAGGCGTTTGATCACTCCGACGAGCATCGCGCGAGAATACTCTTCGTCTTCAAGCGGCGCATAGGGTATTCGAAGATAGTTCCCGAGACGCACGCCCTCGCGGGAGTCGGAGTCAACGAACGCACGGATGACCGACTCCTCGCGGTCAACGACGATGGGGTTGTCTTGCGCTGTGATATGACCAACGCGCTCGCCATTGTGGTCACCGAAGGGAGCGGGTGCGTCTTTGAGTTGAGTCTCGTCGGTTGCTTCTTCGCTAGCCCTCTCGTCCTCTGCTCGCGCATCGTCCAAACTGAAATCCTCTGTCATTTATTAGTTGTTAAGCGGATTAGAGACTATATCACATGAAGGTTCGCGTCTTGCCAACTGAGCCATGTCACTATTCTAAAACTCTTCAAATCGGTCATACTCGCGCCCTTCATTATAGTCTTGAACAGCGCGAACATTCCCGTGATTGTTCTGGGCGAACTGCTCAATAACATCTCGAAGGTTAAAGCGGTCGTCTCTAGAGATGCGGGCACGTTGGTCGGCGAATGTGATTGCACGAGGTTCCTTCTGTTGTTGGGCGATTTCAACGAGGGCCTTCCGGGTGATACGCTCTCGAAGTCGTGCATTCCGGGCGAAGGCGTGTGGAGTCTCCACACGCATCACGTAGTCGGATTGGGGGCAGCGGACGTAGAAGAACGCTCGGATATACTCGTTGGCATCGCCCCACTTCAGTGAAACGCCGTCGTAGAATTCGAACGGTACAACGGACTCACCGTGCGCTCCCTCCTTCTGTTGGAGGAGCCACGGCGTGTAGCTGATGATGGGGCCCTTATCACCGTAGCGGTCGTCAGAGTTGTACAAGGCGTCCTCGAATAGTAGATGGTCGCTCCCCCACGGAAGTGGTGTCTCGATATTCACGTCGTTGTCTTCAATCTTCGTCTGGAGTGAATCTAGGGCAGCACTGGAACGACCAGTCTTGATGATGCCGATGGGCGGGTAGTTTCGGTCGTACATCATCTCGATTGTGGAGACGTAGTTCTGCATGATGTCTCCTACTATCTCGGGCCAGTTGTCGGTCATATACGTCGGCCCCTCCCCCGCCTGCTCAAACAGCATCCAACTGAACGCTGGGTTCGGGTAGAGGGGTCCGTCAATGAACAAAGGGCCGTCAAGTTCGGCAGCGTACTTGCGAGCATGTTTTCCCTCGGCATACGTCCGAGAGACGCCAACAAGATAGTCGTCAAGACGGCTAATGAGGTCGCTGGCAGGGAATCGGAGCATTTCGGCGTCGGTACCACTAGGGAGTTCAATACCCGTCTCTCCGACACCAGGTAACTCAAACTCGTCGTCGTTGTGGTGGGCGACAAGTGTCGCCGTAGTTCGGTTAGCGAGGTCGGCGTTGCCTGTCTTACCCGAGACACCGAGTTTCGCGGCGCTCCCTGCGGCGAGAAGACCGTTGTTAAACTGTAGTGCCCGTGTGGTGGAACCATCCAGTCCGTACGTGGTCGGCCACGGATCGTCCCACGACTTTACTTCGCTAATCGGCTTGTGGGTGATCTGGAATTCGTCATCGTCGAGTAGGTTCACATTCCCACCCGGCTGCTGGAAGTGAGCGATAGCGTCTGCAGCTGTCACGGTCTGTTGGGCGTCGAAGTCGCCAACTGCACGGCCCAACTCCTGAAACATCTGATTTAACGCTCCGTAAGTGTCCATGTCGGTCAAGCATGACCACCCGCATAGAAGTGCTTGATAAGGATATCAGCCATCGTATCTGTTGTATAGTTAGAGATAGGGTCAAATAAGGGTTCACCGCTCAGGGCGACGCGGTCTGAGTGGAGTGGCGCT
Encoded proteins:
- a CDS encoding nuclease codes for the protein MDTYGALNQMFQELGRAVGDFDAQQTVTAADAIAHFQQPGGNVNLLDDDEFQITHKPISEVKSWDDPWPTTYGLDGSTTRALQFNNGLLAAGSAAKLGVSGKTGNADLANRTTATLVAHHNDDEFELPGVGETGIELPSGTDAEMLRFPASDLISRLDDYLVGVSRTYAEGKHARKYAAELDGPLFIDGPLYPNPAFSWMLFEQAGEGPTYMTDNWPEIVGDIMQNYVSTIEMMYDRNYPPIGIIKTGRSSAALDSLQTKIEDNDVNIETPLPWGSDHLLFEDALYNSDDRYGDKGPIISYTPWLLQQKEGAHGESVVPFEFYDGVSLKWGDANEYIRAFFYVRCPQSDYVMRVETPHAFARNARLRERITRKALVEIAQQQKEPRAITFADQRARISRDDRFNLRDVIEQFAQNNHGNVRAVQDYNEGREYDRFEEF
- a CDS encoding stem cell self-renewal protein Piwi domain protein — translated: MQAEIDDAFADVPESATEQTGHALTTFRSEKSLSEFAVHEYTLKAKDGYRPDDHQAALRDTYKARRDILGEFESSSPPVIAVRDALALATPSPLPVEDLELKNFEMVNDGPHTLDYTDYSDKAVTKGLIDASLRRILDGDYEVRGIDTVLSKRPVIQKQDFRLHERWNLSLSVTNAGVVYLSVDFRHKTISEYTLDKFDLDKLYRGLRVNVTYKQSGKGAFVDELMDKTVNESIDDMGNQSVVEYHEGAERIPDRVLKEIARADRRVVKVTKQGSHNTEYYPQRLLALQGHPQNVKAFAPRFNEATRGKTRLSAQRCLNRATTFVENLPPVIPLGGATLSFDATPVNGDDTWEMSRLFETDAHILQFAEEQTGDHPRRVKHNEVYEAPEEFSVCLVHPSAGPHAERWENLDQQLKDIGAGPEAVNRVQYDPFKTADEIYTDLLVDVPDDHEYSAACVILPKADFSMGESSASDIYHEMKKALRQRRVDSQMAHIDTLATSYALPNVALGLVAAAGGIPFTTEDAMPGETDLFIGIDVSHRYPRDTDERVHIAASTTSIYGDGTILGYTSAKPQTGEKVPPKELKNLTRQSIAGYKQEHGEYPDRIVIHRDGFMREDLDQVEEMLESMDINYDVVEIRKQSPARVLNLADGVAKIPDKGIAALNREENRAILATFGDPESQATSSNTGLPQPIQVERKAGDTDIKTLTAQVYLLSQSHVGAMNSTARLPITTYYADRASEAAAEGYLPETSKLRQNIGFI